ACCAGCCAGCATTCTCTCGTCCAGTTCTTTGGCTTCAGCACCAATTCAGCTCCAGTAGACGTTACAGTCAGATTCCCTTCAGGGCAAATTGTCCAGAAGAGGGGTGTTTCAACAAACCAGAGAATTGTCATCCAGGAGGAGTAGGGATGGAGAAATTGAAGGGCGAGCAGATAGGCGAGTTCTACAGGCACAGCCCTATGGCTGTGGCAGTGATAACCGTTCACTCCCGTGGCAAAGACAACGGAATGGCAGCAGCGTGGGTGAGTCCGGTGTCATTCAACCCTCCTCTGTACGGAATTTCCATAGCTTCCAAAAGGCATAGTCACTCAATGGTCATTGATGCCGGCGAGTTCGCGGTGAATTTCCTGCCATTGGAGAAAGCAGAGGTCTTCGCCCAATTCGGAGGGTGTTCTGGTAGGGATGTGGATAAGTTCCAGAAGTTTGGTGTGAAAGTACACAAGGGCGACATAGTGTCTGCACCAATACTTGATGAGGCATACGCTGCATATGAATGCAAATTGTACGGCAAGCAGGCATTTGGCGATCACGAGTGGATTGTGGGAGAGATAGTGTGCGTGCACAGAAAGGCCGGAGTGATTTCTGAAGAAGGTGTTCTCAACCTGAGCTCTCTTAAGCCCAGCCTCTATCTGGGCAAAGAGACATATGCCACTGTAGCCGAAAAGGACTTGAGGTTCCTGGACAGAAAGAAACTTGCTCAAACGTAAATCCTAATTTCAAAACTCAAAACGGTGCGTTTTGGTGTTGGGATTTCGGATTTGTTTACCCCGTTAGATATGGCCAATGACAAGAGCAATCATTCTGACAACTCCCTGTTTTCCAAGAAAGATAAAGCTCTTGATTGAGATGACAGCATATTATCTAACGGGGTGAAGAGTTGTCTATTTTGACCAGAGGCTGATTCTCTGCTCCTCCAGCGTATGCTTGAGATGGGTGGAATGCTCGTAGCCTCTCAAGCCATGGTGGAAGAGGTCTAGATAGAGCTGAAGGTTGGAGACCACTCTAAAGCCCCTTAAGATACGGGTATTCTTGAATACTGCTTCTTTATAGAAAGGTTCATAGAAGTTTATCGTTCCTCCATCCATGACCTGCCTCAGATCGAGGGCTTTCTTGAGGAAGGC
This is a stretch of genomic DNA from candidate division TA06 bacterium. It encodes these proteins:
- a CDS encoding flavin reductase family protein, whose amino-acid sequence is MEKLKGEQIGEFYRHSPMAVAVITVHSRGKDNGMAAAWVSPVSFNPPLYGISIASKRHSHSMVIDAGEFAVNFLPLEKAEVFAQFGGCSGRDVDKFQKFGVKVHKGDIVSAPILDEAYAAYECKLYGKQAFGDHEWIVGEIVCVHRKAGVISEEGVLNLSSLKPSLYLGKETYATVAEKDLRFLDRKKLAQT